Within the Merismopedia glauca CCAP 1448/3 genome, the region ATTACTACCATGAGTCAATCTGCAATTCGTCCCGCTACTATTAGCCAAGTCATCTCTGACTCTATAGCTGCTGAAGTAGGGTTTGAGGTGGGCGATCGCCTGGTTTCAATCAACGGTGAATTCCCTCGCGATTTAATCGATTATCAATATTTGTGCGCTGATGAACTATTAGAAATAGAAGTATTAGATAAACGAGGAAAAACTCATCAGATAGAAATAGAAAAAGACTATGATGAAGACTTAGGATTAGAGTTTACTTCGGCTCTATTTGATGGGTTAATGCAGTGTAATAATCGCTGTCCTTTTTGTTTTATCGATCAGCAACCTCCAGGAAAAAGAGAATCTTTATATCTCAAAGATGACGATTACCGTTTGAGTTTTTTATACGGTTCTTACCTAACTTTAACCAACCTTTCAGAGAAAGAATGGCAGCGCATTGAACAGATGCGTTTATCACCTTTATATGTTTCTGTTCACGCGACAGAATCAGACATCCGCACTCGGTTATTAAAAAATTCCCGCGCTGGCAAAATTTTAGAACATCTGCAATGGTTTGAGCAACGAAGATTACAAATTCACGCTCAAGTAGTAGTTTGCCCTGGAATTAACGACAGAGAACATTTAGATAGAACTTTGCGAGATTTAGCTAGTTTTCATACAGGAGAAATCCCCGCAGTCGCCTCAGTAGCAGTAGTTCCCGTCGGATTGACCAGATTTAGACCTCAAGCAGACGAATTAATGCCCGTTACCCC harbors:
- a CDS encoding TIGR03279 family radical SAM protein; its protein translation is MSQSAIRPATISQVISDSIAAEVGFEVGDRLVSINGEFPRDLIDYQYLCADELLEIEVLDKRGKTHQIEIEKDYDEDLGLEFTSALFDGLMQCNNRCPFCFIDQQPPGKRESLYLKDDDYRLSFLYGSYLTLTNLSEKEWQRIEQMRLSPLYVSVHATESDIRTRLLKNSRAGKILEHLQWFEQRRLQIHAQVVVCPGINDREHLDRTLRDLASFHTGEIPAVASVAVVPVGLTRFRPQADELMPVTPKKAQEVIKQVQALQKEFRKSLKTTFAWLADEWFLIAGVELPSESEYEDYPQLGNGVGSIRRFIKEFQELAADRLPETIETSQTLTWVVGNAVEKAFQPLVSTLNAVEGLDVKLAAFASQYWGQEISVTGLLTGEDLMRGLKGRELGDRVLLPAVMLKHEETKFLDDMTVAELEQHLGTPISIVSGIGELLDICCINAAKR